DNA from Pelobacter propionicus DSM 2379:
GGCAAGTTCATCGGCGGCATGCCTCCGTTCGGTGATATCCATGGCGATACCCTGGTAATGGGTGATCCTCCCCTCTCCGTCACGCTCCACCGTGGTGCGGTCATCAACCCAGCGCACCTCACCGCTTTTGGTGACGAGACGGTACTCCTGGGAAAGCGTATCGGAAACATCCTCGCCGTTCCCGCCCACCTCGGCCACCACCCGCTCCAGGTCGGCGGGGTGGATCAGACTGGCAAAGGAAACATTCCCGGACAGGAGTTCTTCCGGCGCATACCCGAACTGGACCACATTCTCAGAAACGAACTCCACCGGCCATCCCGCGGCCGCCTTCCAGCGAAAGAGCGTCACCGGGCTATTTTCCACCACCAGACTGGCCTGGCGGGCATTTTTGCTGGCCAGCCCCATCCTGCCGATCATCTCGGCCAGACGGCAGAGAAACTCCATGACCAGGCGCACCCGCTCCTCGCTGACAACCGGAACCCTGGCCAGCGCCTCCAGATAGGAAGCCTCGTCGAAACCGAATTCAGCCCCCTGGCGCCGGAAAAAATCCGTATCGGGCGGCGCAAACAGGAACTGCCCCGAGTACAGCTTGCCCACCTGCATCCCCGCCACCACGATGGGTACCGCCACATCCACCAGACCGTTTCTGCACGCATACAGGGTGTAGGTTTCCCCCTGTAGCAACTTCCCGGCCAGATAGACGTCACTCTCCCGGCAGCGGGCGGCGGAAGCGGGGGTGGCGCGGTGAAAGCGGGTGCAGATATCCTGCCAGCCGGTGGCAATGAGGATATTCCCCTCCATGTCGAGAATGGCGGTTACGAAGCCGGTCATGCGCGTGAATAGTTCACACAGCGACCGGAGTTCATCGATATCGATGAGTTCGCTAATCGTATAGGTCATCCGTATCTCCACCGCAAAAAGTGTGCTGGAAACAAGCCAGAAACAGAGTGCACACTCTACCCCGCGGCTACGGCCAAAGCAAGACTCTCTCTCGTAGTACAACCCGATTCGTCAGAAGGATATGCCCTCAAATCCCTGCTCGAGCCAGAACAAAGCATTCACCGCCGGGTGCTGGACGGAAGTTAGCCTGGACAGACAACAGCTGAAACACTTGAACGCAGGCACGCTTTGACATATATATGGCGGTAGATGAATTCAATTGATTCGGGGAGGTATCATGGGCGAGACCATTCGCTTCGGAATTTCCATTGACGATAAACTACTGGAAAGCTTTGACCAACTGATTGAGCACAAGGGGTATGCCAACCGCTCAGAGGCGCTGCGGGATCTTATCCGAGCCTCGCTGATCGATGTGAAGTGGGAAAACGGGGAGGAGGAGATGGTCGGCACCGTGACCCTGGTGTTCAACCACCACGTGCGCGACCTGTCCGACAAGCTGACCGAGCACCAGCACGCCTATCACCACCAGATCATCTCGGCGCTGCATGTGCATCTGGATGCCCACAACTGCCTGGAAGTGTTGGTGGTGCGGGGAAAGGCGCGGGAGATCAAGAAGATCGCCGACGAGCTGATCGGCGTCAAGGGGGTCAAGCATGGCAAGCTGGTCATGACCGCCACCGGCCATGACCTGCACTGACGGCTCCGTTCAGGGGATATCGTCGCTCTTGCGGGCGACGATGTACATCACCTCATAGGTGGCCGGGATCATGCCGTCCCTCTGGAAACGGGAACGGTAGGTATCGGCCATGGCGGTCAACAACCCCCGCCATCCCAGCCCGCCACCGGTACCTGTGCGTGCGGGAGTGGTTGCGCCGATCCCCTTGATGGAGCGCAAGAGAGCGGGGACATCGGGATGATACTCCATCTCGATCTCGGTCGCCACCATCACCTGGTCGAAACCCAGCCCCTCCAGGGCCTGACGCACATCCGTGGCACTGCGGAAGCGCTGCAAGCGCCCTCCACGGCAGTCGTCGCGGGAAAAGCGATCCGCCAGGGCCTCCCGGTAGCTCTCCTGCAGCTCCCACAATGTTTTCCCTCCGAAGAAGGCCGCGCAGAGCAGTCCGCCCGGCGCCAGCACACGCTGACATTCCCGGAAGCAACTGTCAAGCCGCTGAACCCACTGCAGCGTGGAGGCGGAGACCACCAGATCGAAGCATGCGCTCCCGAAGGGGAGGGATTCGGCATCGCCATTGACCAGCATGGCAGCGGGGCCGAGACGCTGGGCCGAGCGCAGCGCCATGTTGAAGGCCAGGTCGAGACCGCAGAGCCGGGCAGTGGGATAGAGCCCGGCGAGTGCGGAGAGCATGGCCCCGGTGCCGCAGCCGATATCCAGCGCGCTTCCCGGCGCCGCGTCGCAGTGCGACTGCACCAGACGAGTCAGGTTGGTCACCACCCGCTTCTGCACCACCGCATGTCGGTCATACTCGCCGGCCTGGCGGTGGAATCCCCTGCCGATCCTCGTTCTGTCATCTACCCTGTTCAAAAATCCTCCTGCTGAAACGCGTGATTGCATCGTTGAATTCAGTGCAGCGGGTCAAGAAGGGCGCATGTCCGCAGCCGGCGAAAACGACCTGCCGGCATTCCGGAATCCTGCGCGCCATGTAGTCTGAAGCCAGGGGCAGGCAGATGGCGTCCCGGTCCCCGCCCATGATCAGTGTCGGCAGATCCACGGCCGGGAGCAGGGAGCGCAGGTCGGTCTCCCCGAGAAGCCTGAGCCCCTGCAGCGCCACCTCCCCCTCCGGCAGCGGGATCGAAGCCAGCATTCGCTGGATACGTCCGTCAGGGAAGCAGACATCGCGCTCGGCCTCGGCGAACATGCGCGAGACAAAATCCCGCAGCGTGATTAAGGGGTTGCGGCGCATCCTGGCCTGCATGCCGCGCAGTTCCCTGGCCTCCAGGGCATGGGGGAAGTCGTCGTCCGCAATGAAACGGGGGGTACCGGAAACCAGCACCAGCCCGGACAAGCGCTCCCGCAGCGTTCCCCAGGCCTGCAGGGCCAGCTGCGCCCCCAGGGACCACCCCGCCAGGAGCGCGCTCCTGAGATCCAGATGTCGGAACAGCTCATCCAGATCAGCGCACAGGGCGGAAAGAGTGAAGCCGTCGGGGGAGAGGTCGGATCGCCCATGGCCGGCCAGGTCGGGCGCGATCAGGCGAAAATCACGCTGAAGGGTCTCCAGCTGGAAGCGCCACACCTGCGACGACATGCACCAGCCGTGCAGCAGCACCAGCGGAATCCCCTCCCCCTGATCCTCGTACCAGAGGCGCCGTCCGCTCCCGAGCCTGAGCCAAGGCATCAAACCACTCCCAGACGCCTGCCGATATGGGTGATCCGTTCCGCGGCCCAGGTCAGGTCCTGGGGCGAATGGGTTGCCATGACCGTGCAGCGCAACCGGCAGGCGCCGGCAGGCACGGTGGGGGGGCGTATCCCCTGGACGAACATTCCCTCCTCCAGCAGTTGCCGGGAGAAGTCCATGGTCTCTTCGGCGCCGCCGGTGAGGATCGGCACGATCTGGGTGTTTCCCTCCCCCAGGAAAAAACCGGCATCCCGCAGCAGCCCCCGGAACAGGGATGTGTTGTCGCGGAGCCGCTTCCTCAGTTCGTCCCCCTCGGCCGCCTGAACCAGTTCCAGGGCTGCCGTGGAAACCGCCAGCACCGCCGGCGGCAGGGAGGTGGAGAAGATGAAGCTGCGGGCGCGGTTGACAAGGAGATCGCGCAGTTCCCGGGAGAGGGCGGCATAGGCGCCAAAGCTCCCCAACGCCTTGCCGAAGGTCCCCACGTGGATATCGATATGGGAGAGAACCCCCAGCAGTTCAGCGCTTCCCCTCCCCTGTTCGCCCAGCACGCCGCAGCCGTGGGCATCGTCCACCATCAGCAAGGCATCGTGGCGCCGACGGAGTTCCGCAAGCTCCGCCAGCGGCGCCAGGTCGCCGTCCATGCTGAAGACGCCGTCGCTGACGATCAGGCAGCGCCCCGTGCCGCGCTGCTTTTCCATCAGCCCGGCCAGGGCAACGGCATCGTTGTGGGGATAGCGCACCAACCGGGCGCCGGAGAGCAGGGCGCCGTCGATGATGCTGGCATGGTTGAGGCGGTCGCAGAAGATCACGTCCCCCCTGCCCACCAGGGCCTGGATGATACCGGTGTTGGCGGCATAGCCGCTGTTGAAGGCCAGGGCGCTCTCGGTGCGCTTGAATGCCGCCACCGCCGTTTCCAGGGCCTCGTGCGGCTCCATGCTGCCGGAAACCAGGCGCGAGGCGCCGCTGGAACTGCCGAACTGTTCGGCGGCTGCCATGGAGGCCGCGATGAGGGCCGGGTGCTCGGCCAATCCCAGATAGTTGTTGGAGCAGAGCAAGAGCAGCTGGCGCCCCTCCATGGTCACCCGCGCAGACTGCCGTCCCTGGATCAGGCGCGTGGAGCGGAACAGCCCCTTAGCGCGGATCTGCTCCAACTCATCCTGTACTGTACGACCCATGCCCCCTCCCTGGTCAACCATCACTAAAAAGAAAGTTGACAATAGCGGCAAATAAAAACGCCGTCAACAAAATCCGACAGCGCTGGCCGCAATCAGGCGGCCCTCAACCAGCATTTCCGGTTTTTCTGATCAGCGCCCCGGACACCTTCCGCGTCAGCGGTCGGTACGGGGCGCACAGACAAAGGGCTGGCTACAGGAGCGTCTCCATCCCCCTGGCGGAGAGTTCCGCCACCACCTTCTTCACCTCCTGGGCCCGCTCCCGGTGGCAGACCAGCAAGGCATCGGGGGTGGAGACGACGATCAGGTTGCTGACCCCGACGGTGGCGACCAAACGACCGTCGCCGTAGATCAGGCAATCCCTGGAGTCGATGGCGATGTGTCCGGCGGTGTTGACGCTGACCGTGCCGTCCCCATCCGGTTCGATCACCTCAGGCAGGGCGCTCCAACTCCCCACGTCGCTCCAGCCCATCTCCACCGGTAGAACCTGCACCCGGTCCGAGCGCTCCATGATGCCGTAATCGATGGAGATGCTGGCGGCCCTGGGGAAGAGCTCCCCGATCTGGCTCTGCAGGTCGGACAGTTCCCACACGTCGCCAGTGAAGCTGATCTCCGTAAGCAGGGAGGAGAGGTCGGGCATATGCGTGGCGATCTCCTCCAGGATCGTGTCGCAGCGCCAGATGAACATGCCGCTGTTCCAGAAATAGCTGCCCTCATCCAGGTAGCGCAGGGCGTCCTCCAGGGGCGGCTTTTCCACGAAGCGCCGCACCGGAAAGGGTCCCTGGCCGCGCAGCTCAGTGTCGGCCTCGATGTAGCCGTAGCCGGTCTCAGGGCGGGAGGGCACGATTCCCAGGGTCACCAGATAGCCGTTCCTGGCCGTGTGGCCGGCGGCAACGAGTGTAGTCCGCAGGGCATCCTCATCCCTGATGAAGTGGTCGGCCGGCAGCACCACCATCACTCCCCTCGGATCATGGGCGGCGATGATGGTGGCGGCCAGTCCTATGGCCGGTGCGGTGTTGCGGGCAACCGGTTCGGCCACCACGTCGATGGGAACGCCGTGGTAGCCAGAGACCTGATGCCTGGTCTCCTCGGCCTGGAGCACGTTGGTGACGATCATGATCCGCTTCGGCTTGAGCGGCAGGACCCGCTCCACGGTGCGCTGGAGCATGGTCCGGTCTCCGCAGATGGAGA
Protein-coding regions in this window:
- the nikR gene encoding nickel-responsive transcriptional regulator NikR; this encodes MGETIRFGISIDDKLLESFDQLIEHKGYANRSEALRDLIRASLIDVKWENGEEEMVGTVTLVFNHHVRDLSDKLTEHQHAYHHQIISALHVHLDAHNCLEVLVVRGKAREIKKIADELIGVKGVKHGKLVMTATGHDLH
- a CDS encoding methyltransferase domain-containing protein, translated to MNRVDDRTRIGRGFHRQAGEYDRHAVVQKRVVTNLTRLVQSHCDAAPGSALDIGCGTGAMLSALAGLYPTARLCGLDLAFNMALRSAQRLGPAAMLVNGDAESLPFGSACFDLVVSASTLQWVQRLDSCFRECQRVLAPGGLLCAAFFGGKTLWELQESYREALADRFSRDDCRGGRLQRFRSATDVRQALEGLGFDQVMVATEIEMEYHPDVPALLRSIKGIGATTPARTGTGGGLGWRGLLTAMADTYRSRFQRDGMIPATYEVMYIVARKSDDIP
- a CDS encoding mannose-1-phosphate guanylyltransferase; this encodes MYIVILAGGSGTRFWPLSRTSRPKQLISICGDRTMLQRTVERVLPLKPKRIMIVTNVLQAEETRHQVSGYHGVPIDVVAEPVARNTAPAIGLAATIIAAHDPRGVMVVLPADHFIRDEDALRTTLVAAGHTARNGYLVTLGIVPSRPETGYGYIEADTELRGQGPFPVRRFVEKPPLEDALRYLDEGSYFWNSGMFIWRCDTILEEIATHMPDLSSLLTEISFTGDVWELSDLQSQIGELFPRAASISIDYGIMERSDRVQVLPVEMGWSDVGSWSALPEVIEPDGDGTVSVNTAGHIAIDSRDCLIYGDGRLVATVGVSNLIVVSTPDALLVCHRERAQEVKKVVAELSARGMETLL
- the bioF gene encoding 8-amino-7-oxononanoate synthase, encoding MGRTVQDELEQIRAKGLFRSTRLIQGRQSARVTMEGRQLLLLCSNNYLGLAEHPALIAASMAAAEQFGSSSGASRLVSGSMEPHEALETAVAAFKRTESALAFNSGYAANTGIIQALVGRGDVIFCDRLNHASIIDGALLSGARLVRYPHNDAVALAGLMEKQRGTGRCLIVSDGVFSMDGDLAPLAELAELRRRHDALLMVDDAHGCGVLGEQGRGSAELLGVLSHIDIHVGTFGKALGSFGAYAALSRELRDLLVNRARSFIFSTSLPPAVLAVSTAALELVQAAEGDELRKRLRDNTSLFRGLLRDAGFFLGEGNTQIVPILTGGAEETMDFSRQLLEEGMFVQGIRPPTVPAGACRLRCTVMATHSPQDLTWAAERITHIGRRLGVV
- a CDS encoding alpha/beta fold hydrolase, which codes for MPWLRLGSGRRLWYEDQGEGIPLVLLHGWCMSSQVWRFQLETLQRDFRLIAPDLAGHGRSDLSPDGFTLSALCADLDELFRHLDLRSALLAGWSLGAQLALQAWGTLRERLSGLVLVSGTPRFIADDDFPHALEARELRGMQARMRRNPLITLRDFVSRMFAEAERDVCFPDGRIQRMLASIPLPEGEVALQGLRLLGETDLRSLLPAVDLPTLIMGGDRDAICLPLASDYMARRIPECRQVVFAGCGHAPFLTRCTEFNDAITRFSRRIFEQGR